Proteins encoded within one genomic window of Mesobacillus subterraneus:
- a CDS encoding S8 family peptidase → MEHCVRVIPYTLIDEADEIKEVPKGVELIQAPKLWNETKGMGMKVAVLDTGCEITHPDLKDRIIGGRNFTDDDRSNPDLYTDYNGHGTHVAGTIAAQENGAGVIGVAPEAGLLIVKVLNKAGSGKYDWIIKGIHYAIEQEVDIISMSLGGPADVPELHEAIQAAVKKNILVVCAAGNEGDGDDSTNEFAYPGAYNEVISVGAINLDRGSSDFTNSNNEIDLVAPGERITSTYLNGKYATLSGTSMAAPHVSGALALIKTYAIAHFERDLTEPELYAQLVKRTVPLGNSPKLEGNGLVYLTVLDHLAEIFDQSFKTMVMDAI, encoded by the coding sequence ATGGAGCATTGTGTTCGCGTTATTCCTTATACCCTGATTGATGAAGCTGACGAAATCAAAGAGGTGCCAAAAGGTGTTGAGTTGATTCAGGCACCCAAGCTTTGGAACGAAACGAAAGGAATGGGAATGAAGGTTGCTGTTTTGGATACTGGCTGTGAAATTACACATCCTGATTTAAAGGACAGAATTATTGGCGGAAGGAATTTTACCGATGACGACCGCAGCAACCCGGATCTTTATACTGATTATAATGGCCACGGTACACATGTGGCAGGAACGATTGCTGCCCAGGAAAATGGGGCCGGCGTTATCGGCGTTGCACCCGAGGCTGGGCTGCTGATTGTAAAAGTGTTGAACAAGGCTGGTTCAGGCAAATATGACTGGATTATCAAAGGTATTCATTATGCCATTGAGCAGGAAGTGGACATTATCTCCATGTCGCTGGGTGGACCAGCGGATGTTCCTGAATTGCATGAGGCGATACAAGCTGCGGTTAAAAAGAACATCCTTGTCGTATGTGCCGCTGGCAATGAGGGAGATGGCGACGATTCTACCAATGAATTTGCCTACCCTGGTGCTTATAACGAAGTCATCAGTGTGGGAGCAATAAATCTTGACAGAGGTTCATCCGATTTTACCAACTCAAATAATGAAATTGATCTCGTGGCTCCGGGTGAGCGGATCACCTCAACCTACTTGAATGGAAAATATGCGACCTTGAGCGGTACTTCAATGGCAGCTCCTCACGTATCCGGTGCCCTGGCACTGATTAAAACATATGCAATAGCCCATTTTGAGAGAGATCTGACAGAACCTGAATTGTATGCGCAGCTGGTCAAACGGACTGTGCCGCTCGGCAATTCGCCTAAGCTTGAAGGCAATGGCCTCGTTTATCTGACTGTTCTGGATCATCTAGCTGAAATCTTTGACCAAAGCTTTAAAACGATGGTCATGGATGCGATATGA
- a CDS encoding endonuclease I family protein, with the protein MILSASEAYIYNIENKTYYDADLDGGLRDTYYCDIAFTTEELHSLLVRTHSSHLRYSPHEYVYPWVDLQENLQLKSLYSGQDLDPVEVIEEDLRLIKTLSEGGFTAYTEVLFNTEHVVPQSWFDGDEPMRGDLHHLFACEPGCNSMRSNLPYHDFQSYDPGFALSGIRTGCGMVEAGKFEPEYGKGIVARAVFYFTVRYMNVIKLGSQMDFKLLINWHHEYPVSLYEKHRNAAIQELQGNRNPFIDFPDLAGEMLDL; encoded by the coding sequence ATGATTCTTTCGGCCAGTGAGGCTTACATTTATAACATAGAGAATAAAACGTATTATGATGCAGACCTGGACGGTGGATTACGCGATACGTATTACTGTGATATTGCTTTTACAACGGAAGAACTTCATTCCCTGCTGGTCAGGACTCATTCCTCCCATTTAAGGTATTCGCCGCATGAGTATGTTTATCCGTGGGTGGATTTGCAGGAAAACCTTCAGTTGAAGAGTCTGTACTCTGGACAGGACTTAGACCCGGTGGAGGTGATTGAAGAGGATTTGCGACTCATCAAAACTTTAAGTGAAGGAGGATTTACAGCGTATACCGAAGTTCTTTTCAATACAGAACATGTTGTGCCACAATCTTGGTTTGATGGCGATGAGCCAATGCGAGGCGATCTCCATCACTTGTTCGCTTGTGAGCCTGGATGCAATAGCATGAGGAGCAATCTTCCGTATCATGATTTTCAGTCTTACGATCCCGGTTTTGCTCTTTCAGGAATCAGGACAGGCTGCGGCATGGTGGAAGCAGGGAAATTCGAACCCGAGTATGGGAAAGGAATTGTCGCGAGAGCGGTGTTTTATTTCACTGTGAGATATATGAATGTTATCAAGCTCGGTTCTCAGATGGACTTTAAGCTTCTGATTAACTGGCATCATGAATATCCTGTTTCGCTATACGAAAAGCATCGGAATGCAGCAATCCAAGAACTACAGGGGAATCGAAACCCATTCATTGATTTTCCGGATTTAGCTGGGGAGATGCTTGACTTGTAA
- the rpsI gene encoding 30S ribosomal protein S9, whose translation MAQVQYIGTGRRKSSVARVRLVPGTGKITINDREIEDYIPFAALREVVKQPLVATETVGSYDIHVNVNGGGYTGQAGAIRHGIARALLQADPEFRPTLKRAGLLTRDARMKERKKYGLKGARRAPQFSKR comes from the coding sequence TTGGCACAGGTTCAATATATCGGTACCGGTCGTCGTAAGAGCTCCGTTGCGCGAGTTCGTTTAGTACCAGGCACTGGAAAAATTACAATCAATGATCGTGAAATCGAAGACTATATCCCATTCGCAGCTCTACGTGAAGTAGTTAAGCAGCCGCTTGTTGCTACTGAAACTGTAGGAAGCTACGATATCCACGTTAATGTAAATGGCGGTGGATACACTGGCCAGGCTGGCGCAATCCGTCACGGTATCGCTCGTGCATTGCTTCAAGCTGACCCAGAATTCCGTCCAACACTTAAGCGTGCTGGCTTACTGACTCGTGACGCTCGTATGAAAGAACGTAAGAAATACGGTCTTAAAGGCGCTCGTCGTGCACCTCAGTTCTCAAAGCGTTAA
- the rplM gene encoding 50S ribosomal protein L13, giving the protein MRTTFMANANNIERKWYVVDAAGKTLGRLSTEVAAILRGKHKPTFTPHVDTGDHVIIINASQIELTGKKLTDKIYYRHTMHPGGLKQRTALEMRTNYAEKMLELAIKGMLPKNSLGRQMFKKLHVYAGNEHPHQAQQPEVYELRG; this is encoded by the coding sequence ATGCGTACAACGTTTATGGCAAATGCCAACAATATCGAGCGTAAATGGTACGTAGTTGACGCTGCAGGCAAGACTCTTGGTCGCCTTTCAACTGAAGTTGCAGCTATTCTACGTGGTAAACATAAACCAACTTTCACACCACATGTTGACACTGGTGATCACGTAATCATCATCAACGCTTCTCAGATCGAACTTACTGGTAAGAAACTGACTGACAAAATCTACTACCGCCACACAATGCACCCAGGTGGATTGAAGCAAAGAACAGCTCTTGAAATGCGTACGAACTACGCTGAAAAGATGCTTGAACTTGCAATCAAAGGCATGCTTCCAAAGAACTCTCTTGGACGCCAAATGTTTAAAAAGCTTCATGTATATGCTGGTAACGAGCATCCACATCAAGCACAACAACCTGAAGTTTACGAACTTCGCGGATAA
- the truA gene encoding tRNA pseudouridine(38-40) synthase TruA, whose amino-acid sequence MPRIKCTISYDGTGFSGYQVQPGKRTVQGELEKTLERLNKGTSIRVNASGRTDAGVHARGQVIHFDTTLEIEPARWLKALNSLLPDEIAVLSVDIAESDFHARFDAVGKEYRYFLLLSKHRNPFQRNYAYQFQYELDLEAMREASKQLLGTHDFTSFCSARTEVEDRVRTLKEIDFYEENGLLVLRFVGDGFLYNMVRILVGTLLEVGAGRRAPNSMLQLLEDMDRTRAGKTAPGHGLYLWKVFYNEKELAIRK is encoded by the coding sequence ATGCCGCGAATCAAATGCACAATTTCATACGATGGCACAGGTTTTTCTGGCTACCAGGTTCAGCCAGGAAAAAGGACTGTCCAGGGTGAGCTGGAAAAGACCCTTGAAAGGCTGAACAAGGGTACAAGCATCAGGGTCAATGCGTCAGGCCGTACAGACGCAGGAGTCCATGCCCGCGGTCAGGTCATCCATTTTGACACAACGCTTGAAATTGAGCCTGCCAGGTGGCTAAAAGCGCTTAATTCATTATTACCTGATGAAATTGCCGTTCTTTCAGTAGATATAGCGGAATCCGATTTCCATGCACGCTTTGATGCCGTCGGCAAGGAGTACCGTTATTTCTTGCTGCTGTCAAAGCATCGGAACCCTTTCCAGCGCAACTATGCTTACCAATTCCAGTATGAACTCGATCTTGAGGCAATGAGAGAAGCTAGCAAACAGTTGTTAGGGACACATGACTTCACTAGTTTTTGCTCAGCCAGAACAGAAGTAGAGGACAGGGTAAGAACCTTGAAGGAAATCGATTTTTACGAGGAGAACGGTCTGCTGGTATTAAGGTTTGTCGGTGATGGCTTTCTGTACAATATGGTAAGAATCCTGGTTGGGACATTACTGGAGGTCGGGGCAGGCAGGAGAGCACCAAACAGCATGCTGCAGCTGCTTGAGGACATGGACCGTACCAGGGCGGGCAAGACTGCCCCTGGACATGGACTGTACTTGTGGAAGGTCTTTTATAACGAAAAAGAGTTAGCAATTCGAAAATAA
- the cbiQ gene encoding cobalt ECF transporter T component CbiQ has protein sequence MMEKMIFGRYVPGDSILHRMDPRSKLIIVFLFVIVVFIANNVMTYGVLAAYTLIMVGLSRIPLRFLYGGLKPVFFLVIFTFLLHIFMTKEGDVIFELGWLQIYEEGLRQGIFISLRFLLLILITSLLTLTTTPIEITDGLETLLNPLKKFKFPVHELALMMSISLRFIPTLMQETDKIMKAQTARGVEYNSGPIKDRIKAIVPLLIPLFISSFKRAEELAVAMEARGYKGGEGRTKYRQLNWGMPDTMMILFLATVTVLLFVLRG, from the coding sequence ATGATGGAGAAAATGATTTTTGGTCGTTATGTGCCTGGAGACTCTATCCTTCATCGGATGGACCCGCGTTCCAAGCTGATCATCGTATTCCTTTTCGTGATAGTCGTATTTATCGCGAACAATGTGATGACGTACGGAGTGTTAGCTGCTTATACGCTTATTATGGTCGGACTCTCGAGGATCCCGCTTAGGTTTTTATATGGCGGGCTCAAGCCAGTATTTTTTCTGGTGATTTTCACGTTCCTGCTCCATATCTTCATGACAAAAGAAGGCGATGTCATCTTCGAGTTGGGATGGCTGCAAATATATGAAGAAGGTCTCAGGCAAGGTATCTTCATTTCATTGAGGTTCCTGCTGCTGATTTTGATCACGTCACTATTGACCCTGACTACTACGCCAATCGAAATCACTGATGGACTGGAGACATTGCTGAATCCTTTGAAGAAATTTAAATTCCCCGTCCATGAGCTGGCGTTGATGATGTCGATTTCGCTTAGATTCATTCCGACGCTCATGCAGGAAACAGACAAAATCATGAAGGCTCAAACGGCCAGGGGAGTAGAGTATAACAGCGGTCCGATCAAAGACCGAATCAAAGCGATTGTTCCATTGCTGATTCCCTTGTTCATCAGTTCGTTCAAGCGGGCGGAGGAACTGGCGGTCGCAATGGAAGCAAGAGGCTACAAGGGCGGCGAAGGACGCACGAAATACCGCCAGCTGAACTGGGGTATGCCGGATACTATGATGATTTTATTCCTGGCTACTGTCACGGTTCTATTATTCGTTTTAAGAGGGTAA
- a CDS encoding energy-coupling factor ABC transporter ATP-binding protein, giving the protein MDISLKNVEYRYQADSPFERLAISDVSIDVPSGTYLAIIGHTGSGKSTVLQHLNALLKPTKGSVLIGSREIKAGRKEKNLKGVRQKVGIVFQFPEHQLFEETVEKDIMFGPMNFGVTEKEAKSRAKAAINLVGLPEEILEKSPFDLSGGQMRRVAIAGVLAMEPEVIVLDEPTAGLDPRGRKEIMDLFYSLHKKRNLSTVLVTHSMEDAARYADDIVVMHHGKVFTKGTPEQIFSNPKALMELGLDVPEVVGLQLRIEEAFNTKFSKISLSEDELAEMVAEFLEGGVPK; this is encoded by the coding sequence ATGGACATCTCACTCAAAAATGTAGAATATCGTTACCAGGCTGATTCCCCATTCGAGCGTCTCGCGATTTCAGATGTATCGATCGATGTACCTTCAGGAACGTACCTGGCCATTATTGGTCATACAGGATCAGGCAAGTCAACTGTGCTGCAGCACTTGAATGCTCTTTTGAAGCCGACAAAAGGCTCTGTTCTGATCGGCAGCAGGGAAATCAAGGCTGGACGGAAAGAGAAGAACTTGAAGGGTGTCCGCCAGAAGGTGGGGATTGTCTTTCAGTTCCCGGAACATCAGTTATTCGAGGAAACTGTCGAAAAGGATATCATGTTTGGTCCGATGAATTTTGGCGTTACGGAGAAAGAAGCGAAGTCACGGGCAAAAGCCGCAATCAACCTGGTCGGTTTACCCGAAGAAATCCTTGAAAAATCACCGTTCGATCTTTCAGGCGGACAAATGCGCCGTGTAGCCATTGCCGGAGTTCTGGCAATGGAGCCGGAGGTCATCGTATTGGACGAGCCAACTGCAGGTTTGGATCCACGAGGACGGAAAGAAATCATGGACTTATTTTATTCCCTTCATAAAAAAAGAAATTTATCTACTGTTCTTGTTACCCACAGTATGGAAGATGCTGCCCGCTATGCGGATGATATCGTTGTCATGCACCATGGAAAAGTTTTTACAAAAGGCACGCCTGAACAGATTTTCTCAAATCCCAAGGCTTTGATGGAATTGGGGCTGGATGTACCGGAAGTAGTTGGCTTGCAGTTGAGGATCGAAGAAGCCTTCAATACTAAGTTTAGCAAAATCAGCCTTTCCGAGGATGAACTCGCCGAAATGGTGGCAGAGTTTCTGGAAGGGGGCGTTCCAAAATGA
- a CDS encoding energy-coupling factor ABC transporter ATP-binding protein, protein MNKPLVRIENVSFSYEGQQTPALKDISFDIFEGEWLAIVGHNGSGKSTLAKLLNGLQFPQQGSIEVCEVTLSEDTVWDVRENVGMVFQNPDNQFVGTTVRDDVAFGLENHGIPRETMVERVQTSLDKVNMGTFLNQEPHHLSGGQKQRVAIAGVLALQPSIIILDEATSMLDPRGRAEVIKTIRELKDRENITVVSITHDLEEAAKADRIIVMNKGELYREGTPEEIFEMDEELINLGLDIPFPVKMSKIMREKGIELTKSYLTEEELVTELWTSHSKM, encoded by the coding sequence ATGAATAAACCCTTAGTTAGAATAGAAAATGTATCTTTCAGTTATGAAGGGCAGCAGACTCCCGCATTAAAAGACATCAGTTTTGATATTTTTGAAGGAGAATGGCTGGCGATTGTCGGGCATAACGGTTCTGGCAAATCCACACTTGCAAAACTATTGAATGGCCTTCAATTTCCGCAGCAAGGTTCGATTGAGGTTTGCGAAGTCACTTTGTCAGAGGATACAGTATGGGATGTAAGAGAAAATGTAGGAATGGTTTTTCAAAATCCTGATAACCAGTTTGTAGGAACAACGGTTCGGGATGATGTGGCTTTTGGTCTGGAAAATCACGGTATACCTAGAGAAACAATGGTAGAGCGCGTGCAGACTTCACTTGATAAAGTCAATATGGGAACCTTTCTAAATCAAGAGCCGCACCATCTGTCTGGCGGCCAAAAACAGCGCGTTGCCATTGCTGGTGTGCTGGCACTGCAGCCGTCGATCATTATATTGGATGAAGCAACATCCATGCTTGACCCAAGAGGCCGTGCAGAGGTAATCAAAACGATCCGTGAGTTGAAGGATCGTGAAAACATAACGGTCGTATCAATCACCCATGACCTTGAAGAAGCAGCAAAAGCGGACAGGATCATCGTCATGAACAAAGGGGAGCTATACCGTGAAGGAACTCCCGAGGAAATTTTTGAAATGGATGAAGAGCTGATTAATCTGGGTCTGGATATTCCCTTCCCTGTAAAAATGAGCAAAATCATGCGTGAAAAAGGAATTGAACTTACGAAATCATATTTGACAGAAGAAGAGCTGGTGACGGAATTATGGACATCTCACTCAAAAATGTAG
- the rplQ gene encoding 50S ribosomal protein L17 gives MGYRKLGRTSAQRKAMLRDLTTDLIINERIETTETRAKELRSVVEKMITLGKRGDLHARRQASAWVRNEVANAETNQDAVQKLFADIAPRYAERQGGYTRIMKLGPRRGDGAPMVIIELV, from the coding sequence ATGGGATACAGAAAGTTAGGACGCACAAGTGCCCAGCGTAAAGCAATGCTACGTGACTTAACAACTGATTTGATTATCAATGAGCGTATTGAAACTACTGAAACACGTGCGAAAGAGCTTCGTTCAGTTGTTGAGAAAATGATTACTCTTGGAAAGCGCGGAGACCTTCATGCTCGCCGTCAAGCATCTGCTTGGGTTCGTAACGAAGTTGCAAACGCTGAAACAAACCAGGATGCAGTTCAAAAACTATTCGCTGACATCGCTCCACGCTATGCAGAGCGCCAAGGTGGATACACTCGTATTATGAAACTTGGACCACGTCGCGGTGACGGTGCGCCAATGGTAATTATCGAGTTAGTTTAA
- a CDS encoding DNA-directed RNA polymerase subunit alpha: MIEIEKPKIETVEISDDAKYGKFVVEPLERGYGTTLGNSLRRILLSSLPGAAVTSIQIDGVLHEFSTIEGVVEDVTSIILNVKKLALKIYSDEEKTLEIDLQGEGPVTAAAITHDSDVEILNPDLHIATLSSKGSLRMRLTARRGRGYNPADQNKREDQPIGVIPIDSIYTPVSRVSYQVENTRVGQMTNYDKLVFDVWTDGSTGPKEAIALGSKILTEHLNIFVGLTDEAQNAEIMVEKEEDQKEKVLEMTIEELDLSVRSYNCLKRAGINTVQELAHKTEEDMMKVRNLGRKSLEEVKAKLEELGLGLRKDD; this comes from the coding sequence ATGATCGAAATAGAAAAACCAAAAATCGAAACGGTTGAGATCAGCGATGATGCCAAGTACGGCAAGTTTGTCGTAGAACCGCTTGAGCGTGGATATGGTACAACTTTGGGTAACTCCTTACGTCGTATCCTATTATCCTCACTCCCAGGTGCAGCTGTCACATCGATTCAAATCGATGGAGTACTTCATGAGTTCTCAACAATTGAAGGCGTCGTAGAAGATGTAACATCAATCATTCTAAACGTTAAGAAATTAGCGTTGAAAATCTACTCTGATGAAGAGAAGACACTTGAAATCGATTTACAGGGCGAGGGTCCAGTGACTGCAGCTGCAATCACGCATGATAGTGATGTTGAAATCCTTAATCCGGATCTTCATATCGCTACTCTTTCTAGCAAAGGTTCATTGCGTATGCGCCTGACTGCAAGAAGAGGCCGCGGATACAATCCTGCTGACCAAAATAAGCGGGAAGACCAGCCGATCGGTGTCATTCCTATCGACTCAATCTATACACCGGTTTCACGCGTATCTTATCAAGTAGAAAACACTCGCGTAGGGCAAATGACGAACTATGACAAGCTGGTATTTGACGTATGGACAGATGGCAGCACAGGTCCTAAGGAAGCAATTGCACTAGGTTCTAAAATCCTGACTGAGCACTTGAACATTTTTGTCGGCTTGACTGATGAAGCTCAAAATGCTGAGATCATGGTAGAGAAAGAAGAAGACCAAAAAGAAAAAGTTCTGGAAATGACAATTGAGGAACTCGATCTTTCTGTTCGTTCATATAACTGCTTAAAGCGTGCCGGTATCAACACTGTCCAGGAGCTTGCTCACAAGACAGAGGAAGATATGATGAAGGTTCGCAACCTAGGCAGAAAATCACTAGAAGAAGTAAAAGCAAAACTAGAAGAGCTAGGCTTAGGCTTACGCAAAGATGACTAG
- the rpsK gene encoding 30S ribosomal protein S11, with protein sequence MARKTNTRKRRVKKNIESGVAHIRSTFNNTIVTITDVHGNALSWSSAGALGFKGSRKSTPFAAQMAAETAAKTSMEHGLKTLEVTVKGPGAGREAAIRALQAAGLEVTAIKDVTPVPHNGCRPPKRRRV encoded by the coding sequence ATGGCTCGTAAAACTAATACACGCAAACGCCGCGTCAAAAAGAATATTGAAAGTGGAGTTGCGCATATTCGTTCAACTTTCAACAATACTATCGTAACAATTACAGACGTACATGGTAATGCATTATCATGGTCTAGTGCAGGTGCGCTTGGTTTCAAGGGTTCACGTAAATCCACTCCATTCGCAGCACAAATGGCAGCAGAAACTGCGGCTAAAACTTCAATGGAACATGGTTTGAAAACACTTGAGGTTACTGTTAAGGGACCAGGTGCTGGCCGTGAAGCAGCAATCCGTGCTCTTCAAGCAGCAGGTCTTGAAGTTACAGCAATTAAAGATGTAACTCCAGTTCCACATAACGGTTGCCGCCCGCCAAAACGTCGCCGTGTTTAA
- the rpsM gene encoding 30S ribosomal protein S13, whose protein sequence is MARIAGVDIPREKRVVIALTYIYGIGRPTAEKVLAEAGVTEDTRVRDLTEEELNKIRDIIDKLKVEGDLRREISLNIKRLMEIGSYRGLRHRRGLPVRGQNTKNNARTRKGPRKTVANKKK, encoded by the coding sequence ATGGCACGTATTGCTGGTGTAGATATTCCACGTGAAAAGCGTGTAGTTATTGCTTTAACATACATTTACGGAATCGGCAGACCAACTGCTGAGAAGGTTCTAGCTGAAGCTGGTGTTACTGAAGACACTCGTGTTCGCGATCTTACTGAAGAAGAACTTAACAAAATCCGTGATATCATTGACAAGTTAAAGGTTGAAGGTGACCTTCGCCGTGAAATCTCATTAAACATCAAGCGTCTAATGGAGATTGGTTCATATCGTGGCTTGCGTCATCGTCGTGGCTTGCCTGTTCGCGGTCAAAACACGAAGAACAACGCACGTACTCGTAAAGGCCCACGTAAGACTGTAGCTAACAAGAAAAAATAA
- the rpmJ gene encoding 50S ribosomal protein L36, which yields MKVRPSVKPICEKCKVIRRKGKVMVICENPKHKQKQG from the coding sequence ATGAAAGTGAGACCATCTGTTAAGCCGATTTGCGAAAAATGTAAAGTTATTCGCAGAAAAGGCAAAGTTATGGTGATCTGTGAAAACCCTAAACATAAACAAAAACAAGGATAA
- the infA gene encoding translation initiation factor IF-1, which translates to MAKDDVIEIEGTVLETLPNAMFKVELENGHTVLAHVSGKIRMHFIRILPGDKVTVELSPYDLTRGRITYRFK; encoded by the coding sequence ATGGCGAAAGATGATGTAATTGAAATTGAAGGCACAGTATTAGAAACTTTGCCTAATGCAATGTTTAAGGTAGAATTAGAGAATGGTCATACAGTGTTGGCTCATGTTTCCGGCAAAATCAGAATGCACTTCATTCGGATCCTGCCTGGAGATAAAGTAACAGTTGAGCTTTCTCCATATGATTTGACTCGCGGAAGAATTACTTACCGCTTTAAATAA
- the map gene encoding type I methionyl aminopeptidase: protein MIVCKTSREIEIMREAGRIVAMTHQELKKHIAPGITTKELDAIAEDFIRKQGASPSFKGYNGFRGSICASVNNELVHGIPGERVLKDGDIISIDIGAKYNGYHGDSAWTYPVGKIDEQAQRLLDVTEESLFTGLKEAKPGERLSNISHAIQTYVESEGFSIVREYVGHGIGQELHEDPQIPHYGPPNRGPRLKPGMVLCIEPMVNAGSRYVNTLADDWTVVTVDGKMCAHFEHTIAITETGYEILTKV from the coding sequence ATGATCGTTTGTAAAACCTCTCGTGAAATAGAGATTATGCGAGAAGCAGGTCGCATTGTAGCGATGACTCACCAGGAGTTGAAAAAGCATATTGCTCCTGGCATTACAACTAAAGAATTGGATGCCATTGCCGAGGATTTCATCCGCAAACAAGGTGCAAGTCCTTCTTTTAAAGGTTATAATGGTTTTCGCGGCAGCATCTGTGCATCTGTTAATAACGAACTAGTTCACGGGATACCTGGCGAACGGGTTCTGAAAGATGGGGACATCATCAGTATCGATATCGGAGCAAAGTACAACGGATACCACGGGGACTCTGCATGGACTTACCCGGTAGGAAAGATTGATGAGCAAGCCCAGCGTCTATTGGACGTGACTGAAGAGTCGTTGTTCACAGGCTTGAAAGAAGCCAAGCCAGGGGAACGTCTTTCGAACATCTCCCATGCGATTCAAACGTATGTGGAATCAGAAGGCTTTTCTATTGTTCGTGAGTATGTCGGCCATGGAATTGGGCAAGAATTGCATGAGGACCCGCAAATTCCTCATTACGGACCTCCTAACAGAGGACCTAGGCTGAAGCCTGGTATGGTTCTATGCATAGAACCGATGGTGAATGCAGGAAGCCGCTATGTTAATACGTTAGCCGATGATTGGACTGTTGTAACGGTTGACGGTAAAATGTGTGCCCATTTTGAGCATACAATCGCAATCACAGAGACTGGTTATGAGATTTTAACCAAAGTCTGA
- a CDS encoding adenylate kinase, giving the protein MNLVLMGLPGAGKGTQADKIVGKYNIPHISTGDMFRAAIKEGTELGLQAKSFMDKGELVPDEVTIGIVRERLSKADCEKGFLLDGFPRTVAQAEALDTMLADLGKKIDFVINIDVDQSILMERLTGRRICKNCGATYHLVFNPPAKEGVCDRCGGELYQRADDNAETVQNRLDVNVQQTKPLLNFYEDKGYLRNINGQQDINVVFADIEGLLGGLN; this is encoded by the coding sequence GTGAATTTGGTTCTGATGGGGCTTCCGGGTGCCGGGAAGGGCACGCAAGCCGATAAAATTGTTGGTAAGTACAACATCCCTCATATCTCAACAGGAGATATGTTCCGTGCAGCTATCAAAGAAGGAACGGAACTTGGATTACAGGCAAAATCATTTATGGACAAAGGAGAGCTAGTTCCTGATGAAGTTACAATCGGGATTGTCCGTGAACGCTTAAGCAAAGCTGACTGTGAAAAAGGATTCCTCTTGGATGGATTCCCACGCACAGTAGCCCAAGCTGAAGCTCTGGACACTATGCTTGCTGATCTTGGAAAGAAAATTGATTTTGTCATTAACATTGATGTTGATCAAAGCATCTTAATGGAACGTCTGACAGGACGCAGGATTTGTAAGAACTGCGGCGCTACCTACCACCTTGTGTTCAACCCTCCTGCAAAGGAAGGCGTGTGTGACCGTTGTGGCGGCGAGCTTTACCAGCGCGCTGATGATAATGCCGAAACTGTTCAAAACCGTCTGGATGTAAATGTCCAGCAAACAAAGCCTCTGTTGAACTTCTATGAAGATAAAGGCTACCTACGCAATATTAACGGTCAGCAAGACATTAATGTCGTTTTTGCTGATATCGAAGGATTGCTTGGGGGCTTAAATTAA